The proteins below are encoded in one region of Methanobrevibacter olleyae:
- a CDS encoding DUF447 domain-containing protein: MLIDLSKIGMNKGQQYETIITTMDKNQNTNAAPFGLRVLDNDKIVLRIFEGGNTIKNIKENGEFVVNITTEPLMFTFATTNTITEEYLTRISKTKTHDELVYLTNADAYFICKVENIKTSFREDDPIKASKINIIKAVVLEINVKNKCVKPINRGIHALMESLVNYSRINIVNKEKEDYFIDRFLESERIIKKVGNKEEKESIKILKENLKKQGYEL, encoded by the coding sequence ATGCTAATAGATTTAAGTAAAATAGGGATGAATAAAGGACAACAATATGAAACAATCATCACCACAATGGATAAGAATCAAAACACTAATGCAGCACCTTTTGGACTAAGGGTTTTAGATAATGATAAAATAGTATTAAGAATATTTGAAGGTGGAAATACAATAAAAAATATTAAAGAAAATGGAGAATTTGTTGTAAACATTACTACAGAGCCATTAATGTTTACTTTTGCTACAACTAATACCATAACTGAAGAGTATTTAACTAGAATCTCTAAAACTAAAACTCATGATGAATTAGTTTATTTAACTAATGCAGATGCTTATTTTATATGTAAAGTTGAGAATATAAAAACAAGCTTTAGAGAAGATGATCCCATTAAAGCAAGCAAAATCAATATAATCAAAGCAGTTGTATTGGAGATCAATGTTAAAAATAAATGTGTCAAACCGATTAATAGAGGAATTCATGCTTTAATGGAATCTTTGGTTAATTATTCAAGGATAAATATAGTAAATAAAGAAAAAGAAGATTATTTTATCGATAGATTTTTAGAATCTGAAAGAATAATCAAAAAAGTAGGAAATAAAGAAGAAAAGGAATCTATAAAAATCTTAAAAGAAAATTTAAAAAAACAAGGCTATGAACTTTAA
- a CDS encoding oxidoreductase, whose translation MKDIFDQVQFANFSLKSRIIRTGGWERETEDGGFIKPSVFDRYENISKSGVGLIVSEMFALDPKDRFYHYCANMNYKGFIKDYKQITEIAHKNEVPILGQLAFFFYDDGVNQKAEPNDLTVEGIRKLQAEIVIAAKKFSFAGFDGIQINMAHNFYLARFINPYFNQRTDDYGGNTENRVRVVVEIIKLIKKMLGCHVSFRINAVDGRKGGMTLDESFEIAKIFAKNGADSVQITARTISFNFGEDGGHAFLSYANRLVNELDIPIILGGTLRDMKTMNEILNTTNIGFFSLVKPFVAQADFLSEWKEKGDGVSRCKGCNNCYAKKESKCFQFD comes from the coding sequence ATGAAAGATATATTTGATCAAGTTCAATTTGCTAATTTTAGTCTTAAAAGTAGAATTATTCGTACTGGTGGATGGGAAAGAGAAACTGAAGATGGGGGTTTTATTAAACCTAGTGTTTTTGATAGATATGAAAATATTTCAAAAAGTGGAGTTGGTCTAATTGTCTCAGAGATGTTTGCACTTGATCCAAAGGATAGATTCTACCATTATTGTGCCAATATGAATTATAAAGGTTTTATAAAAGACTACAAACAAATAACTGAGATAGCACATAAAAATGAGGTTCCTATATTGGGCCAATTGGCTTTTTTCTTTTATGATGATGGTGTTAATCAGAAAGCAGAGCCTAATGATTTAACAGTTGAAGGAATAAGAAAACTACAAGCAGAAATTGTAATAGCTGCTAAAAAGTTTTCTTTTGCAGGATTTGATGGCATTCAAATTAATATGGCTCATAATTTCTATTTGGCAAGATTCATTAATCCTTATTTTAATCAAAGAACTGATGATTATGGTGGGAATACTGAAAATAGAGTTAGAGTTGTTGTAGAAATTATAAAACTAATTAAAAAAATGCTTGGCTGTCATGTTAGCTTTAGAATTAATGCAGTAGATGGAAGAAAAGGTGGAATGACATTAGATGAAAGTTTTGAAATAGCTAAGATATTTGCGAAAAATGGTGCAGATAGTGTTCAAATTACAGCAAGGACTATTTCTTTTAATTTTGGTGAAGATGGAGGTCATGCATTTTTATCCTATGCTAATAGATTAGTTAATGAATTAGACATTCCTATAATTTTAGGAGGTACTTTAAGGGATATGAAAACAATGAATGAAATTTTAAATACAACGAATATTGGATTTTTCTCTCTTGTAAAACCTTTTGTTGCACAAGCGGACTTTTTATCTGAATGGAAAGAAAAAGGTGATGGTGTATCAAGGTGTAAAGGCTGTAATAATTGTTATGCTAAAAAGGAAAGTAAATGTTTCCAATTTGATTAA
- a CDS encoding cysteine peptidase family C39 domain-containing protein — translation MKINLKKLSIFLILLSILTLSTVNASDINLDDEIQKDNSNNLNIEDTRETKQKNNSNNLNIEDTRETNLDLKNVEINDSTIESYNINSNQKTNETNNTNQDNNTALNQETNETNNTNQDNNTALNQETNESNLTEENESAIITKTTPQISIKSSKLKSRDILTIFLKDSDNTPLQHKNIILLINNKKISVYTNANGLANVKLFLIPKTYKITIQFIGNEYFNPISKKFSIKVSKLSTQIKTYANYVMRKNRLYIYLIGKDNKGIPSRKLILKFRKKTYKKTTNKNGRVSLKINLPIKKYTISVKFKGDKYFYKSSKKFKFYLTKSIRFTIGNRKLLTDGSLRIYLKGKTKKDITHKKMKIRIGGKTFYKRTNSEGIILLKPNVKVRNYTVVVKYGKYYVNKRISCINDTIKDPLKHNISLVSGVPDLDYMTSSYVMGDGSATYTLKKSQYKEVIMRDSYCLFLNNKLSRYVFFKTKNHPKLYHVLKREKWNVIEREINKKIVKANKYNYWPSKIKVSLKGRSYKYPEVRDVQNRVYTCGPTSASVCSQVLRNYVCERHLAKLAGTNRSGTKISKLEKALNKHNFTCSYFYRNSFDYALSELKKGGCALVFHAQHHYVSILDISPNGKKVLVSNSYGSYANIPTKWVSVSYMKKKFGIWDDSLVVRLNYNLTESEKNRVNCFYNSMGTKWYRHGPNSKIGRI, via the coding sequence ATGAAAATTAATTTAAAAAAATTATCCATTTTTCTTATACTTTTAAGTATTTTAACTCTCTCAACAGTTAATGCAAGTGATATCAATCTTGATGATGAGATTCAAAAGGATAATTCTAATAATCTAAACATAGAAGATACAAGAGAAACAAAGCAAAAGAATAATTCTAATAATCTAAACATAGAAGATACAAGAGAAACAAATCTTGATTTAAAGAATGTGGAAATAAATGATTCTACAATAGAAAGTTATAATATAAACTCCAACCAAAAAACAAATGAAACAAATAACACAAATCAAGATAATAACACAGCCCTCAATCAAGAAACAAATGAAACAAATAACACAAATCAAGATAATAACACAGCCCTCAATCAAGAAACAAATGAAAGTAATTTGACTGAAGAAAATGAAAGTGCCATTATAACTAAAACTACACCACAAATCTCCATTAAATCTTCTAAACTTAAATCTAGAGATATATTAACTATTTTTCTAAAGGACTCTGATAATACTCCTTTACAGCATAAAAATATAATTTTGCTTATTAATAATAAAAAGATAAGTGTTTATACCAATGCAAATGGACTTGCAAATGTAAAGCTGTTTTTAATTCCTAAAACCTATAAAATAACTATTCAGTTTATTGGAAATGAATACTTTAATCCCATCTCTAAAAAGTTCAGTATAAAAGTTTCAAAATTATCTACTCAAATCAAAACATATGCAAACTATGTTATGCGGAAAAATCGTTTGTATATTTACTTAATTGGAAAAGATAATAAAGGAATTCCGAGTAGAAAATTAATATTAAAATTTAGGAAAAAAACTTACAAGAAAACAACAAATAAAAATGGCCGTGTAAGTCTAAAGATTAATTTACCTATTAAAAAATATACCATTAGTGTAAAATTTAAAGGAGATAAATATTTTTACAAAAGTTCTAAAAAATTTAAATTTTATCTAACAAAATCTATTAGGTTCACTATTGGAAATAGAAAATTATTAACAGATGGTTCCTTAAGAATTTATCTAAAAGGCAAAACTAAAAAGGACATTACTCATAAGAAAATGAAAATAAGAATTGGAGGTAAAACCTTTTACAAACGAACCAATTCAGAGGGGATAATCCTTTTAAAACCTAATGTTAAAGTAAGAAATTATACTGTAGTTGTTAAATATGGCAAATATTACGTAAACAAAAGAATAAGCTGTATTAATGATACAATTAAAGACCCCCTAAAGCACAATATTTCATTAGTCAGTGGTGTTCCAGATCTTGATTATATGACTAGTTCATATGTTATGGGAGATGGTAGTGCAACATACACCCTTAAAAAATCACAGTATAAGGAAGTGATTATGAGAGATAGTTATTGTCTGTTTTTAAACAATAAATTAAGTAGATATGTATTTTTTAAAACAAAAAACCATCCTAAATTATACCATGTTCTAAAGCGTGAAAAGTGGAATGTTATTGAAAGAGAGATTAATAAAAAAATAGTAAAAGCCAATAAGTATAATTACTGGCCAAGTAAAATAAAAGTATCTTTAAAAGGTAGATCTTATAAATATCCTGAAGTTAGAGATGTTCAAAATAGGGTGTATACATGTGGTCCAACTTCAGCAAGTGTTTGTAGCCAAGTTTTAAGAAATTATGTTTGTGAGAGGCATTTAGCAAAGCTTGCAGGTACAAATAGAAGTGGAACAAAAATTTCAAAATTAGAAAAGGCATTAAATAAGCATAATTTTACCTGTAGCTATTTCTATAGAAATTCCTTTGATTATGCTTTGTCTGAACTTAAAAAAGGTGGCTGTGCTTTAGTATTCCATGCACAACATCATTATGTAAGTATTTTAGATATTAGTCCAAATGGAAAGAAAGTTTTAGTGAGTAATTCTTATGGTAGTTATGCTAATATTCCAACTAAATGGGTTTCAGTTAGTTATATGAAAAAGAAGTTTGGTATTTGGGATGACAGTTTAGTTGTTAGATTAAATTACAATTTAACTGAATCTGAAAAAAACCGTGTTAATTGTTTCTACAACAGTATGGGTACTAAATGGTATAGGCATGGCCCTAATTCAAAAATTGGAAGAATTTAA
- the ade gene encoding adenine deaminase, with protein MEDGEEPEGDLVITARYLNVEFGEVYPAEIVIEDGLFKEVIPIITDDEDSLDLDYEGILIPGFIDSHIHIESSKIAPSNFAKAVLPYGTTSVVADSHEIANVLGVEGIDFMIEDGEKVPFDFYYAVPSCVPATPFETSGAILNSLDVEELLKRDEMVALGEMMNFPGVLAEDEEVLKKLDAANLLRKPIDGHAPLVSGEDLEKYISYGISTDHESSNFDEAIEKKKAGMKIMIREGSSAKDMDTLLNMDDRLNYLIEEEMAGNIIVDNIDDALSVPPFDFLVCDDIDARDLSNGHLDNLIKKAISLKINPKEAIKMVTFNPAEHYGLNCGAIEEERIANFSLVDDLKNLNISKVWVHGELVVDNGEVLFDVEKPKTLNNFDLNEVKAKDFDVTMEMGYVNSLMDETTNVYLIEAYDGELLTGKLEETLFVRNKIVQPDLNKDIIKIAIVNRYGGGNISNGFIKGFNLKKGAIASSVAHDSHNIVVIGTNPEDMACAVNLIRENQGGLAVVSKEDGLEDILELPIAGLMSDRDVDYVASKLDDLHDLAKELGCTLNSPFMTLSFMALLVIPNFKISDLGIFDFESFGFTDLIKQYLN; from the coding sequence ATGGAAGATGGCGAGGAACCTGAAGGGGACCTTGTAATTACTGCAAGGTATCTTAATGTGGAATTTGGTGAAGTTTATCCTGCAGAAATAGTTATTGAAGATGGTTTATTTAAAGAAGTTATTCCAATTATAACTGATGATGAGGATAGTCTTGATTTAGATTATGAAGGTATTTTAATTCCCGGTTTTATAGATTCACATATTCATATAGAAAGTTCAAAAATAGCTCCTTCTAATTTTGCAAAAGCTGTTTTACCTTATGGAACAACTTCTGTTGTTGCAGATTCGCATGAAATAGCAAATGTACTTGGAGTTGAAGGTATCGATTTTATGATTGAAGATGGTGAAAAAGTACCATTTGATTTTTATTATGCGGTTCCTTCTTGTGTTCCAGCTACTCCATTTGAAACTTCAGGAGCAATATTAAATAGTTTAGATGTAGAAGAATTATTAAAACGTGATGAAATGGTTGCTCTTGGTGAAATGATGAATTTTCCAGGTGTTTTAGCAGAAGATGAAGAAGTTTTAAAGAAATTAGATGCTGCTAATCTATTGAGAAAACCAATTGACGGTCATGCTCCATTGGTATCTGGTGAAGATTTAGAGAAATATATTTCATATGGTATTTCTACAGACCATGAATCTAGTAACTTTGATGAAGCTATCGAAAAGAAAAAAGCAGGTATGAAAATCATGATTCGTGAAGGTTCATCTGCAAAAGACATGGACACTCTTTTAAATATGGATGATAGATTAAATTATTTAATTGAAGAAGAGATGGCAGGAAATATTATTGTAGATAATATTGATGATGCTTTATCTGTCCCTCCATTTGATTTTTTAGTTTGTGATGATATTGATGCAAGAGACTTGTCAAATGGCCATTTAGATAATTTAATTAAAAAGGCAATATCATTAAAAATAAATCCAAAAGAAGCTATTAAAATGGTTACCTTTAACCCTGCTGAACATTATGGCTTAAACTGCGGTGCAATTGAAGAGGAGAGAATTGCTAATTTCTCATTAGTTGATGATTTAAAAAATTTAAATATTAGTAAAGTGTGGGTTCATGGTGAACTTGTTGTAGATAATGGGGAAGTTTTATTTGATGTGGAAAAACCAAAAACATTAAATAATTTTGATTTAAATGAAGTTAAAGCTAAAGATTTTGATGTAACAATGGAAATGGGCTATGTTAACTCTTTAATGGATGAAACTACTAATGTTTATCTTATAGAAGCTTATGATGGAGAATTATTAACTGGTAAATTAGAAGAAACTCTTTTTGTTAGAAATAAGATAGTTCAACCAGATTTGAATAAAGATATAATTAAAATTGCTATTGTTAATAGGTATGGTGGAGGAAATATTTCTAATGGCTTTATTAAAGGTTTTAATCTTAAAAAAGGAGCTATTGCTTCATCTGTAGCACATGATTCGCATAATATTGTAGTTATAGGTACAAATCCTGAAGATATGGCTTGTGCTGTCAATTTAATTAGGGAAAATCAAGGAGGTCTTGCAGTAGTATCTAAAGAAGATGGACTTGAAGATATTCTTGAATTACCAATTGCAGGATTAATGTCTGATAGGGACGTTGATTATGTAGCATCTAAACTAGATGATTTGCATGACTTAGCTAAAGAATTAGGCTGTACTTTAAATTCTCCATTTATGACTTTATCATTTATGGCATTGCTGGTTATTCCTAACTTTAAAATAAGTGACCTTGGTATCTTTGACTTTGAAAGTTTTGGATTTACAGATTTAATAAAGCAATACTTAAATTGA
- a CDS encoding ornithine cyclodeaminase, nickel-pincer nucleotide-dependent: protein MYKREIELSGHIIDSLTLPKTMDIIMDKGGDFDILEFDIGKRKSDTSKAKIMVSAESPDILNSILDELNFIGVSISEIEEVNLIPSPKNQVAPEGFYSTSHHVTHVYYKDEWILVNEIEMDCLIVIDEENKTASCRPIADIKKGDLIVVGREGVKITPPQRARGKQGVFEFMNSEVSSEKPMMSIINDVAAEIKNVKANGGKIALVGGPAIVHTGSAGIVAELVKEGVIDVIFAGNALATHDIECDQFGTSLGVDVKTGEVVAHGHTHHMRAINRINKSGSIKEAVEDGTLKSGIMYECVKNDVPFILAGSIRDDGPLPDVITDIVESQKLMRRYAQEVDMVIMISTMLHSIATGNLLPSRVKSICVDINPSTVTKLSDRGSAQVVGIVTDVGAFLPVLYDALQD from the coding sequence ATGTATAAAAGAGAAATAGAATTATCTGGTCATATCATTGATTCTTTAACTCTTCCTAAAACCATGGATATTATTATGGATAAAGGTGGAGACTTTGATATATTGGAGTTTGATATAGGAAAACGCAAATCTGATACTAGTAAAGCTAAAATAATGGTTTCAGCTGAATCTCCCGATATTTTAAATTCTATTCTTGATGAACTTAACTTCATTGGGGTTTCAATATCTGAAATTGAAGAGGTAAATCTAATACCTTCTCCAAAAAATCAAGTAGCTCCAGAAGGTTTTTATTCAACAAGTCATCATGTAACTCATGTTTATTATAAAGATGAATGGATTCTTGTTAATGAAATTGAAATGGATTGTTTAATTGTTATTGATGAGGAAAATAAAACTGCTAGCTGTAGACCAATTGCAGATATTAAAAAAGGAGATTTGATTGTAGTTGGTAGGGAAGGAGTAAAAATCACACCACCTCAAAGAGCAAGAGGTAAACAGGGCGTATTTGAATTTATGAACAGTGAAGTTTCCTCTGAAAAACCAATGATGAGCATTATTAATGATGTTGCAGCTGAGATTAAAAATGTTAAAGCAAATGGTGGAAAAATAGCTCTTGTTGGTGGTCCTGCTATTGTACATACAGGTTCTGCAGGAATTGTTGCCGAACTTGTTAAAGAAGGAGTTATTGATGTTATTTTTGCAGGTAATGCTTTAGCTACTCATGATATCGAATGTGATCAATTTGGAACTTCTCTTGGTGTAGATGTAAAAACTGGAGAAGTAGTTGCACATGGTCATACTCACCATATGAGAGCGATTAATAGAATTAATAAATCTGGTTCAATTAAAGAAGCTGTTGAAGATGGAACTTTAAAAAGCGGAATCATGTATGAATGTGTTAAAAATGATGTTCCATTTATTCTAGCAGGTTCTATTCGTGATGATGGTCCACTTCCAGATGTCATTACTGACATTGTCGAATCTCAGAAATTAATGCGTAGATATGCTCAAGAGGTTGATATGGTTATAATGATTTCCACCATGCTACATTCAATTGCTACTGGTAATTTATTGCCTTCAAGAGTTAAAAGTATCTGCGTAGATATTAATCCATCTACTGTTACTAAACTTTCTGATAGGGGTAGTGCTCAAGTTGTAGGTATTGTAACTGATGTAGGAGCATTTTTACCAGTTTTATATGATGCATTACAAGATTAA
- the speB gene encoding agmatinase encodes MLFNTFEPGKFAFSAESIDLCRLDYPDKENLDDSNFNKEGLDFAKSKKWGIIGVPFDSTSSYHHGSRYGPTIIREASFGFEQYNSTFEKLLDAEFYDCGDLNAVHGNCKKTCDTLEEAVNELIGANIKPVIIGGEHSVSIGPIKALSNLEDNKDLSNITIIHLDAHRDIIDRYIGEKDSHATIMRRVHDLNPKELIQIGIRSFSKEEKEFVEKQENISSFLAKDLFDSFDIVLDKLNSIEGKVYISIDMDVIDPSFAPSVSNPTPNGLHPSDIENIFELLNNNEKIDIIGFDLVEVASDRLGDITAVLAAKIIYDFLTLFA; translated from the coding sequence ATGCTTTTTAATACTTTTGAACCAGGAAAATTTGCATTTTCAGCAGAATCCATTGACTTATGTAGATTAGATTATCCGGATAAAGAAAACTTAGATGATTCTAATTTTAATAAAGAGGGCCTTGATTTTGCAAAATCTAAAAAGTGGGGAATAATTGGAGTTCCTTTTGATAGCACTTCTTCTTATCATCATGGTTCAAGGTATGGCCCAACAATTATAAGGGAAGCGTCATTTGGCTTTGAACAATATAATTCTACTTTTGAAAAACTTTTAGATGCTGAATTTTATGATTGCGGGGATTTAAATGCTGTTCATGGAAATTGTAAAAAAACTTGTGATACTCTTGAAGAGGCGGTAAATGAATTAATTGGGGCTAATATTAAGCCAGTTATTATTGGTGGAGAACATAGTGTTAGCATTGGACCTATTAAAGCATTATCTAATCTTGAAGATAATAAAGACCTATCAAATATTACTATTATTCATTTAGATGCTCATAGGGATATCATTGATAGATATATTGGAGAAAAAGATTCTCATGCAACTATTATGAGAAGAGTGCATGATTTAAATCCAAAAGAATTAATCCAAATAGGGATTCGTTCATTTTCTAAAGAAGAAAAGGAATTTGTAGAAAAACAAGAAAATATTAGTAGTTTTTTAGCTAAAGACCTTTTCGACTCTTTTGATATTGTTTTAGATAAATTAAATTCAATTGAAGGTAAGGTTTATATTTCTATTGATATGGATGTTATAGATCCTTCATTTGCACCTTCTGTTAGTAATCCAACTCCAAATGGATTACATCCGAGTGATATTGAAAATATTTTTGAGCTATTAAATAATAATGAAAAAATAGATATTATTGGCTTTGACCTTGTAGAAGTAGCAAGTGACAGATTGGGGGATATAACTGCAGTTCTTGCAGCTAAAATAATTTATGACTTTTTAACTTTATTTGCTTAA
- a CDS encoding translation initiation factor IF-5A: MSTKVVELKTVKVGKYIVLDGEASKVTSLTTSSPGKHGAAKARLEAVGIFDGQKRSLVKPVDTKVEVPILDKRIGQILAIMGDQVQIMDLESYETFELPIPAEFDDEIRAAVGTDLGVEYIIALGNMKIMRTKKV; this comes from the coding sequence ATGTCAACTAAAGTTGTAGAACTTAAAACCGTAAAAGTCGGAAAATATATTGTATTAGATGGAGAAGCTTCTAAAGTAACTAGTTTAACCACTTCATCTCCTGGTAAACATGGAGCTGCAAAAGCAAGATTAGAAGCTGTTGGTATTTTTGATGGTCAAAAAAGAAGTTTAGTAAAACCTGTAGATACTAAAGTAGAAGTACCTATTCTCGATAAAAGAATTGGTCAAATTTTAGCTATTATGGGTGATCAGGTTCAAATTATGGACTTAGAAAGCTATGAAACCTTTGAATTACCTATACCTGCTGAATTCGATGATGAAATCAGAGCTGCTGTTGGTACTGACTTAGGTGTAGAATATATCATAGCATTAGGTAATATGAAAATCATGAGAACTAAAAAAGTATGA
- a CDS encoding pyruvoyl-dependent arginine decarboxylase, whose product MRIAIVSGKSEGPTELNAFDNALYEAEIGDVNLIKVSSMLESNTKVEKLPKLKAGSMVNCVLSSLTSNKKGAEIIACVAVAIGEELGCVVETNGIDEDPEDIKNEAIDMVKYMMNKRNVKIKELIVEETHHTVKEIGSVIAAVIYIKEDILEK is encoded by the coding sequence ATGAGAATAGCTATTGTTTCAGGAAAATCCGAAGGCCCAACAGAACTAAATGCTTTTGATAATGCTTTATATGAAGCAGAAATTGGTGATGTGAACTTAATAAAAGTATCAAGTATGTTAGAATCTAATACTAAAGTGGAAAAATTACCTAAATTAAAAGCAGGGTCTATGGTAAACTGTGTTTTATCAAGTTTAACATCAAATAAAAAGGGAGCTGAAATTATTGCTTGTGTTGCAGTAGCTATTGGTGAAGAATTAGGTTGTGTTGTTGAGACAAATGGAATCGATGAAGATCCTGAAGATATTAAAAATGAAGCAATAGATATGGTTAAATACATGATGAATAAGCGTAATGTAAAAATTAAGGAATTAATAGTGGAAGAAACTCATCATACTGTTAAAGAAATAGGATCTGTAATAGCTGCAGTTATTTACATTAAAGAGGATATTTTAGAAAAATAA
- a CDS encoding bifunctional NADP phosphatase/NAD kinase, whose amino-acid sequence MNQEDISICRNIATTVFEKVENLLEGQVGNPKAGEFVKIGADGTPTSYIDIIAEDEVIKLLKDADFKSYLISEEIGELKLGKGKQESINLSEELLNNKTKTKKERENQEKPRFLFLIDPLDGTSNAIKNIPAYGMSIAVANVPEGREATLDDVELGFVKNYANGNFYEAIKGNGAKRNGERMTPSSETDLTKISLGGFTKSKTLSVSKLVDTARRMRVLGSVVLELAYVASGKYDAFLDLRGSRIIDIAASKLIVEEAGAIVTNKYGEKLDNRLSIYEKAVVVSAGNHDLHSQIIKIINNDELDKIQSVAIVSRVDEYKSVLFSLKIFETLVQKNLETVLESSLAEKLEEIKQNPELHKIIAKTMNETPEISKHIESLNFNYNFRDYAKELNEFRTDMAIILGGDGTLLRTQNQLTKEIPIFGINMGTVGFLTEIEVEHTFQALDAILDGEWSKEKRTQIIISHENQSFRALNEVVIMTARPAKMLHYEITVDGEVVEELRADGLIVSTPSGSTAYSMSAGGPIVDPKVGAFIIIPICPYKLGVRPFVVSDTSEIRIKLIKRGKKAIFVMDGQIQKEVNYMEELVIKKSEKDVYFIRINNKYFYKKVKDKLNEGGLDSINRVL is encoded by the coding sequence ATGAATCAAGAGGACATAAGTATATGTAGAAACATCGCTACAACAGTTTTTGAAAAAGTGGAAAATCTCCTTGAAGGACAAGTAGGAAATCCTAAAGCAGGTGAATTTGTTAAAATAGGTGCAGATGGCACTCCAACATCTTATATTGATATTATTGCTGAAGATGAAGTAATTAAACTTCTTAAAGATGCTGATTTTAAATCTTACTTAATTAGTGAAGAAATTGGAGAGCTAAAATTAGGAAAAGGGAAACAAGAGTCAATCAACCTCAGTGAAGAATTGCTAAACAATAAAACAAAAACTAAAAAAGAAAGAGAAAATCAAGAAAAGCCTCGTTTCCTCTTTTTAATTGATCCTCTTGATGGAACAAGTAATGCAATAAAAAACATTCCTGCATATGGTATGTCTATTGCAGTAGCTAATGTTCCAGAAGGAAGAGAGGCAACATTAGATGATGTGGAACTTGGTTTTGTTAAAAATTATGCTAACGGAAACTTTTATGAAGCTATAAAAGGAAATGGAGCTAAACGAAATGGAGAAAGAATGACTCCAAGTAGTGAAACCGACTTAACAAAAATAAGTTTAGGAGGGTTTACTAAAAGTAAAACATTATCTGTTTCTAAATTAGTCGATACTGCAAGAAGAATGAGAGTATTAGGTTCTGTAGTATTAGAACTTGCTTATGTTGCAAGTGGAAAATATGATGCATTTCTTGATTTAAGAGGTAGTAGAATTATCGATATTGCAGCTTCAAAGCTTATTGTAGAAGAGGCAGGAGCTATTGTAACTAATAAATATGGTGAAAAATTAGATAATAGATTAAGTATTTATGAAAAAGCAGTAGTTGTAAGTGCAGGAAACCATGATTTACATAGTCAAATTATTAAAATTATAAATAACGATGAATTAGATAAAATTCAAAGTGTTGCAATTGTAAGTAGGGTAGATGAATACAAATCTGTATTGTTCTCACTTAAGATATTTGAAACATTAGTTCAAAAAAACCTAGAAACCGTACTGGAATCATCACTAGCTGAAAAATTAGAAGAAATAAAACAGAACCCAGAATTACATAAAATTATTGCAAAAACTATGAATGAAACTCCAGAAATATCCAAACATATTGAAAGCTTAAACTTTAATTATAATTTTAGAGATTATGCAAAAGAACTAAATGAATTTAGAACCGATATGGCAATTATTCTTGGAGGAGATGGAACACTCCTTAGAACACAAAATCAATTAACTAAAGAAATTCCAATATTTGGAATTAATATGGGTACAGTAGGGTTTTTAACTGAAATTGAGGTAGAACATACCTTCCAAGCTCTTGATGCAATTTTAGATGGAGAATGGTCTAAAGAAAAAAGAACTCAAATTATTATTTCTCATGAAAATCAGAGCTTCCGTGCATTGAATGAAGTTGTAATAATGACTGCAAGACCTGCTAAAATGTTACATTATGAAATCACAGTTGACGGTGAGGTTGTAGAAGAATTAAGAGCTGATGGATTGATTGTTTCTACACCAAGTGGTTCAACTGCATATTCAATGTCTGCAGGAGGGCCAATTGTAGATCCGAAAGTAGGTGCATTTATCATTATTCCAATTTGTCCTTATAAATTAGGAGTTAGGCCATTTGTAGTATCTGATACAAGTGAAATAAGAATAAAACTCATTAAAAGAGGTAAAAAAGCAATCTTCGTAATGGATGGTCAAATTCAAAAAGAAGTGAACTACATGGAAGAGCTTGTTATTAAAAAGTCTGAAAAAGATGTTTACTTTATAAGAATTAATAATAAATACTTCTATAAAAAAGTTAAAGATAAATTAAATGAAGGTGGATTAGATAGTATCAATAGGGTGTTATAA